From a single Methanofollis sp. W23 genomic region:
- a CDS encoding beta-ribofuranosylaminobenzene 5'-phosphate synthase: MTSFAITKKLRKLEKDIGTLSPMQKILLGTDGSVTTLLENVLGCEVSVHTLTQEVVPADEGVAASLDISAGEPVNHRIVTLNERESGKPLMYASSNTPLSRLEPSFKDDLMRADIPIGRIMQRHQIEARRELDDVKACRAGTGISDIFGIVRHEPLLSRRYRIITGGAPLIAIRETFPYCHFTDEARVIVEAPARIHMGLIDMNGSSGRVDGGIGLSVEDPTIVIEAKQGSELSVKGDEESAKRVKKTAEKVLAALGVRGGAEITLHHTYPGHIGLGSGTQLALATARALSALYRPMETGEIAAITGRGGTSGIGTAAFESGGFILDGGHRFGPSGEKSDFRPSAASGGVRPAPVLFRHPFPEDWQVLLATPALPEGASGKREVDIFRQHCPVPLDEVQALCHAVLMQMLPGLVEKDLDLFGTAVNTIQGLGLKRCEHSLQPPLIHDLITTLRDAGAAGVGLSSFGPTVYAIGDTGMQDVLRAADEAMKETGGTALLTHARNCGAHVRVAQGIN, encoded by the coding sequence ATGACATCTTTTGCCATCACCAAAAAACTCCGAAAATTGGAGAAGGATATCGGCACCCTCTCGCCGATGCAGAAGATCCTTCTTGGTACCGACGGGTCGGTGACCACCCTCCTTGAAAATGTGCTGGGGTGCGAGGTGAGCGTGCACACCCTCACCCAGGAGGTGGTGCCCGCCGATGAAGGTGTGGCGGCGTCTCTTGACATCAGTGCAGGAGAACCGGTCAACCACCGTATCGTGACCTTGAACGAGCGCGAGAGCGGGAAGCCTCTCATGTACGCATCGTCAAACACCCCGCTCTCCAGGCTTGAACCTTCATTCAAGGACGACCTCATGCGGGCCGACATCCCGATCGGGCGGATCATGCAGAGACACCAGATCGAGGCGCGCCGCGAACTCGACGACGTGAAGGCATGCCGCGCCGGCACCGGCATCAGCGATATCTTCGGGATCGTCCGCCATGAACCGCTGCTCTCCCGTCGGTACCGGATCATCACGGGGGGCGCACCCCTCATCGCCATCAGGGAGACCTTCCCGTACTGCCACTTCACCGACGAGGCACGCGTGATCGTGGAGGCCCCCGCACGGATCCATATGGGCCTCATCGATATGAACGGGAGTTCAGGGCGAGTCGACGGCGGGATCGGTCTCTCGGTCGAGGACCCGACCATCGTGATCGAGGCAAAACAGGGGAGCGAACTCTCGGTGAAAGGAGATGAAGAGAGTGCAAAACGTGTGAAAAAAACAGCAGAGAAAGTCCTTGCCGCGCTCGGGGTCAGGGGCGGTGCCGAGATCACGCTCCACCATACCTATCCCGGGCACATCGGGCTTGGGAGCGGCACCCAACTCGCTCTTGCCACCGCCCGCGCCCTCTCGGCCCTCTACCGCCCCATGGAGACAGGAGAGATCGCGGCGATCACGGGGAGAGGCGGGACGTCGGGGATCGGGACCGCGGCATTTGAGTCAGGCGGCTTCATTCTTGACGGCGGGCATCGTTTCGGTCCTTCAGGAGAGAAGTCAGACTTCAGGCCCTCTGCAGCCTCAGGCGGGGTGAGGCCGGCACCGGTGCTCTTCAGGCATCCCTTCCCTGAGGACTGGCAGGTCCTCCTGGCCACGCCTGCCCTCCCAGAAGGTGCAAGCGGGAAGAGAGAAGTGGATATTTTTCGGCAGCACTGCCCGGTCCCCCTCGACGAGGTACAGGCGCTCTGCCATGCCGTGCTGATGCAGATGCTGCCCGGCCTCGTCGAAAAAGATCTCGACCTCTTCGGGACGGCAGTGAACACAATCCAGGGGCTCGGGCTCAAGCGGTGTGAACACAGTCTTCAGCCCCCCCTCATCCACGACCTGATCACGACCCTCAGGGACGCCGGCGCTGCCGGGGTTGGTCTGAGTTCGTTTGGCCCGACGGTCTATGCGATCGGGGATACCGGGATGCAGGACGTCCTCAGAGCCGCAGACGAGGCGATGAAAGAGACCGGAGGGACAGCACTCCTCACCCATGCCAGAAACTGCGGGGCACATGTCAGGGTCGCCCAGGGAATTAACTGA
- a CDS encoding DUF368 domain-containing protein codes for MRKGIWEHVGIYVRGLMMGACDIIPGVSGGTIALITGIYERLIRAIGAIDPGSLKHVLHGDFDAFRDDLEKIDLLFLVVLGAGIATAFLAMSSIILYLLGDYGVETYSFFLGLIIASAVVLFRGIRAPGMKGLAILVTGAVAGFLLTGLGHLDPGHSLPVIFLTGMVAICAMVLPGISGAYITLVLNQYEFMLAAIKAFSLPEISVFLIGAVTGLFLFIKALKYLLETHHTVMIAFLTGLMLGATRTLYEKAAMSGDLLPAGGIFFIVGVVFIGVVEYIKQRYEKSGA; via the coding sequence ATGCGCAAAGGGATATGGGAACATGTCGGGATATATGTCCGCGGCCTGATGATGGGGGCCTGCGATATTATCCCGGGCGTGTCTGGAGGTACCATCGCTCTCATCACCGGGATCTACGAGCGGCTGATCAGGGCGATCGGGGCCATCGATCCAGGTTCCCTGAAGCATGTGCTGCACGGTGACTTCGACGCCTTCAGGGACGACCTCGAAAAAATCGATCTGCTGTTCCTGGTCGTCCTTGGTGCCGGGATCGCCACCGCCTTCCTGGCGATGTCGAGCATCATCCTGTACCTCCTCGGTGATTATGGTGTCGAGACCTATTCTTTCTTCCTCGGGCTGATCATCGCCTCAGCCGTGGTCCTCTTCCGGGGGATACGCGCTCCTGGCATGAAAGGTCTGGCCATTCTTGTGACCGGGGCGGTCGCCGGATTCCTGCTCACCGGTCTTGGCCATCTCGACCCCGGTCACTCCCTGCCCGTGATCTTCCTGACCGGCATGGTGGCGATCTGCGCGATGGTCCTCCCAGGGATCTCTGGCGCCTATATTACGCTTGTCCTCAACCAGTATGAGTTCATGCTCGCCGCGATCAAGGCGTTCTCCCTCCCTGAGATCTCCGTCTTTCTCATCGGTGCGGTCACCGGGCTTTTCCTCTTCATAAAGGCCCTGAAATATCTCCTGGAGACCCATCATACCGTGATGATCGCCTTTCTCACCGGGTTGATGCTCGGGGCGACCAGGACGCTCTATGAGAAGGCGGCGATGTCTGGTGACCTCCTCCCTGCAGGGGGAATATTCTTCATCGTCGGGGTTGTTTTCATCGGCGTTGTGGAGTATATTAAGCAGCGTTACGAGAAGAGCGGCGCCTGA
- a CDS encoding NAD-dependent epimerase/dehydratase family protein: MFSIVTGGAGFIGSHLVDTLVAQGDRVLVIDSLRTGDLINIRGHLDAGKVEYLQADLLEDGWQERFKGADRVYHLAADPDVRGSAATPTDVYENNVTATVRVLDAMRTYSVGEIVFTSTSTVYGEASVIPTPEDYSPMEPISVYAASKLAAEAMISSYAHTYGMKAWVFRFANIIGERSNHGVIWDFAHKLKENPAELEILGDGKQIKSYLLVSECVAAVIHAVGATDEPFSCFNIGSEDWVDVTTIARIVAGEMGLSDVEFKYTGGDRGWVGDVPKMQLSVEKLKATGWGAGTGSEEAVRQAARALIKELC; the protein is encoded by the coding sequence ATGTTTTCGATCGTCACGGGCGGCGCCGGGTTTATCGGCTCCCATCTGGTCGATACCCTGGTGGCACAGGGGGATCGTGTGCTGGTCATCGACAGCCTCCGCACCGGAGATCTCATAAATATCAGAGGCCATCTCGATGCCGGGAAGGTCGAGTACCTGCAGGCCGACCTGCTTGAGGACGGGTGGCAGGAACGTTTCAAAGGGGCGGACCGGGTCTACCACCTTGCTGCCGACCCCGACGTGCGGGGGAGCGCCGCCACTCCGACAGACGTATACGAGAACAATGTCACCGCCACGGTCCGTGTCCTTGACGCGATGCGGACGTACAGCGTCGGCGAGATCGTATTCACCTCCACCTCGACGGTCTATGGCGAAGCATCGGTTATCCCGACCCCTGAGGACTACAGCCCGATGGAACCGATCTCGGTCTATGCCGCGAGCAAACTGGCCGCCGAGGCGATGATCTCCTCTTATGCCCATACCTATGGCATGAAGGCATGGGTCTTCAGGTTCGCCAACATCATCGGGGAGAGGAGCAACCACGGCGTGATCTGGGACTTTGCCCACAAACTGAAAGAGAACCCGGCCGAACTCGAGATCCTCGGGGACGGGAAGCAGATCAAGTCGTACCTCCTGGTCTCAGAGTGCGTGGCGGCCGTCATCCATGCGGTCGGGGCCACGGACGAACCCTTCTCCTGTTTCAATATCGGGTCTGAAGACTGGGTCGACGTCACGACGATCGCCCGGATCGTCGCGGGCGAGATGGGGCTCTCTGATGTGGAGTTCAAGTACACCGGCGGCGACCGCGGCTGGGTCGGCGACGTCCCAAAGATGCAGCTTTCGGTTGAAAAACTCAAGGCGACAGGCTGGGGCGCCGGGACCGGGTCTGAGGAGGCGGTGCGGCAGGCAGCCCGCGCCCTGATCAAAGAACTCTGCTGA
- a CDS encoding cofactor-independent phosphoglycerate mutase produces MKYIVVLGDGMADEPLEALGGQTPLEYADTPNMDLVARDGQCGLLKTVPDGYEPGSDVANLSVLGYDPRTCYTGRGPLEAASMGVPLGSSDYAYRFNLVTLKDGVMEDFNAGHITSEEGAALITSLAVPGAEFHPGVSYRNLMVVHEGEGSETTPPHDIVGQEVAPYLPKGGDAPLLAQCMQAAKVAFADHPVNRARTAAGKLPATTIWPWSGGKRPAIPDFTGRWGLAGGMISAVDLLNGIATYAGMEVVHVPGATGFIDTDYQAKARYALKAIEHLDFLYIHVEAPDEAGHMGSVEEKVKAIEGVDGMLGTVLDHFDGALALLPDHPTPIRIKTHTRDPVPFAVLGHGRDATTKYSEREAAKGAYGLRPSADLLPLLFGRRSA; encoded by the coding sequence ATGAAGTATATCGTCGTGCTGGGGGACGGGATGGCCGACGAGCCCCTTGAAGCACTCGGCGGCCAGACCCCCCTTGAATATGCAGATACGCCCAACATGGACCTCGTCGCAAGAGACGGACAATGCGGACTCTTGAAGACAGTACCTGATGGGTATGAGCCAGGAAGCGATGTCGCGAATCTCTCGGTCCTGGGTTATGACCCGCGGACCTGTTATACCGGTCGGGGCCCGCTGGAGGCGGCAAGTATGGGAGTCCCCCTGGGCTCCTCAGACTATGCCTACCGCTTCAACCTGGTCACACTCAAGGACGGGGTGATGGAGGACTTCAATGCCGGACATATCACAAGCGAGGAGGGCGCCGCCCTCATCACCTCCCTTGCCGTGCCTGGTGCCGAATTCCATCCTGGGGTCTCGTACCGCAACCTGATGGTCGTCCACGAGGGGGAGGGCTCTGAGACCACTCCGCCTCACGACATCGTCGGGCAGGAGGTCGCCCCGTACCTCCCGAAAGGCGGGGACGCTCCCCTTCTTGCGCAATGTATGCAGGCTGCAAAGGTGGCGTTTGCCGACCACCCGGTGAACCGCGCCCGTACGGCCGCAGGGAAACTCCCAGCCACGACGATCTGGCCATGGAGCGGCGGGAAGCGGCCGGCGATCCCTGACTTTACAGGGCGCTGGGGACTTGCAGGGGGGATGATCTCCGCGGTCGACCTCCTCAACGGGATCGCGACCTATGCCGGGATGGAGGTGGTCCATGTGCCGGGCGCCACCGGGTTCATCGATACCGACTATCAGGCGAAGGCGCGCTATGCCCTCAAGGCCATCGAGCACCTCGACTTCCTCTATATCCATGTGGAGGCACCCGACGAGGCCGGGCACATGGGCAGCGTCGAGGAGAAGGTGAAGGCGATCGAGGGAGTCGACGGGATGCTCGGCACGGTCCTCGATCACTTCGACGGGGCGCTCGCCCTCCTCCCCGATCACCCGACGCCGATCAGGATCAAGACCCACACCCGCGACCCGGTCCCCTTTGCGGTCCTGGGGCATGGCAGAGACGCCACCACAAAATACTCAGAGCGTGAGGCGGCAAAGGGGGCCTATGGCCTGCGCCCCTCGGCCGACCTCCTGCCCCTCCTCTTCGGGCGAAGAAGTGCGTAG
- a CDS encoding methanogenesis marker 12 protein → MFIGIDHGTTAMRFASEEGHFKISREAAREFSVHDFERLCPLDEIEGIALCYSMGDGISAFTDIRKVTHRGVVSQEGAGKHIGGGTRVFDEVAASGLPAVVVPGIHRGSPTDPRFKAYSHQTSPEKLGIAYAVCRDLGRDVVVSDVSSNTVTLLVSDEKVVGAFDACVFAPGTQHGALDVDAIRRVDVGLETANEAFLHAGVAHTLPPDEQDRALAMFAAMECASMLLLNPHARVALAGSKAPVVADEVRALLGREVAVYDEWCAAHGLAGIARAVFTGNAPVLGLPLDR, encoded by the coding sequence ATGTTTATCGGGATCGATCATGGCACGACGGCCATGCGCTTTGCCTCCGAGGAGGGGCATTTCAAGATCTCACGTGAGGCCGCGCGCGAGTTCTCAGTCCATGACTTCGAACGCCTCTGTCCCCTGGACGAGATCGAGGGGATCGCACTCTGTTACTCAATGGGTGACGGGATCTCGGCCTTCACTGATATCAGAAAGGTGACGCACCGCGGGGTCGTCTCGCAGGAAGGTGCGGGCAAACATATCGGCGGCGGGACGCGTGTCTTCGACGAAGTGGCCGCCAGCGGTCTTCCAGCCGTTGTGGTCCCTGGTATCCACCGCGGCTCCCCTACCGACCCGCGCTTTAAGGCATATTCGCACCAGACCAGCCCTGAAAAACTGGGAATCGCCTATGCGGTCTGTCGTGACCTGGGGAGGGACGTCGTGGTCTCAGATGTCTCTTCAAACACCGTGACCCTCCTGGTCTCGGATGAAAAAGTCGTCGGGGCCTTTGACGCCTGTGTCTTTGCGCCGGGTACGCAGCACGGGGCGCTGGACGTCGATGCCATCCGGCGGGTCGATGTCGGCCTCGAGACGGCGAACGAGGCCTTCCTCCACGCGGGCGTTGCCCACACCCTTCCTCCTGACGAGCAGGACCGCGCCCTTGCGATGTTTGCGGCGATGGAATGCGCTTCGATGCTTCTTCTCAACCCCCATGCGCGGGTGGCTCTTGCGGGATCGAAAGCGCCGGTGGTGGCAGACGAAGTGCGCGCCCTCCTCGGTCGCGAGGTGGCAGTCTATGATGAGTGGTGTGCCGCGCACGGACTTGCCGGGATTGCCAGGGCGGTTTTTACCGGAAATGCACCTGTTCTTGGACTTCCCCTGGACAGGTGA
- a CDS encoding pyruvate ferredoxin oxidoreductase subunit gamma yields MRELRIHGRGGQGSVTAAELIAVAAFEGGVYSQAFPSFGVERRGAPVQAFVRFNDRKVRLRSEVYEPDYVIVQDSTLVGDVDVFGGMREGGIALINTEKELSVDVPEGVKVIVIDATAIALQHLGVPITNTTLIGAFAAASGEIALPALEKALRARFPGKLGDKNVAAAEYAYNLIKGEA; encoded by the coding sequence GTGAGAGAGTTACGCATCCATGGCAGGGGTGGACAGGGGTCTGTCACTGCTGCCGAACTGATCGCCGTCGCCGCGTTTGAAGGCGGTGTCTACTCCCAGGCCTTCCCGTCCTTTGGCGTCGAACGGCGGGGAGCCCCGGTGCAGGCATTTGTTCGCTTCAATGATAGGAAAGTTCGCCTGCGCAGTGAGGTCTACGAACCCGACTATGTGATCGTGCAGGACAGCACCCTGGTCGGTGACGTGGACGTCTTTGGCGGGATGAGAGAGGGCGGGATCGCCCTGATCAACACAGAAAAGGAGCTCTCGGTTGATGTCCCCGAAGGGGTAAAGGTGATCGTGATCGACGCGACCGCGATCGCCCTCCAGCACCTCGGCGTGCCGATCACCAACACCACGCTCATCGGCGCCTTTGCCGCGGCCTCAGGTGAGATCGCCCTCCCGGCGCTTGAAAAGGCGTTGCGGGCTCGCTTCCCTGGAAAGCTCGGCGACAAGAACGTCGCAGCTGCTGAATATGCCTATAACCTCATCAAGGGTGAGGCCTGA
- the porD gene encoding pyruvate synthase subunit PorD, with product MALRVGCAAPPGRAHDNKTGSWRVFKPVFKYEQCVKCGLCEVVCPEGCVYEREDGYYVADYDYCKGCGLCAEECPVDDIEMVQEEK from the coding sequence ATGGCACTGAGAGTCGGGTGCGCCGCCCCCCCGGGCCGCGCTCATGACAACAAGACCGGGTCCTGGCGCGTCTTCAAGCCTGTCTTCAAATACGAACAGTGTGTGAAATGTGGGCTCTGTGAAGTCGTATGCCCCGAAGGGTGTGTGTATGAACGTGAAGACGGATACTATGTCGCGGACTACGACTACTGCAAGGGCTGTGGGCTCTGCGCTGAGGAATGTCCAGTGGATGACATCGAGATGGTCCAGGAGGAGAAGTAA
- the porA gene encoding pyruvate synthase subunit PorA, which yields MMEILEGSHAVAEAVKRCRPQVIAAYPITPQTHIVEALASMVADCDLDADYICVESEFSALSACLGASAAGSRVYSATTSQGLALMFEVCFNVAGMRQPIVMTIANRAMGAPLNIWNDQQDSISLRDAGWMQFYAEDNQEANDLHYIAYKVAENHDVLLPAMVCFDGFILTHTYEPVDIPTQEEVDAFLPAYQPVNILDAKNPMSLGMYATPEYYTEFRYEIEEAMKRARKVFAEVGAEFGETFGRDYSGLIEGYRLEDADVALVAMGSICGTVKDAVDEMREDGKKVGLLKIRSFRPFPSEEVKAALAGVSTVAVLDKNISIGQKGAVALEVRDALYGSSGAEVLDYIIALGGRDVRKRDIRAVVDLAEKGIGDQFYGLRTEVL from the coding sequence ATGATGGAAATTCTTGAAGGCTCCCACGCGGTCGCCGAGGCTGTGAAGCGTTGCCGCCCCCAGGTGATCGCCGCATATCCGATCACCCCCCAGACCCATATCGTCGAGGCGCTGGCCAGCATGGTTGCGGACTGCGACCTTGATGCCGACTATATCTGTGTTGAAAGTGAATTTTCCGCCCTCTCCGCCTGTCTTGGTGCAAGCGCTGCGGGTTCGAGGGTCTACTCCGCGACCACCTCCCAGGGACTGGCCCTGATGTTCGAGGTCTGCTTCAATGTGGCCGGGATGCGTCAACCGATCGTGATGACCATCGCCAACCGTGCGATGGGGGCGCCCCTCAACATCTGGAACGACCAGCAGGACTCGATCTCGCTGCGCGACGCGGGCTGGATGCAGTTCTATGCCGAGGACAACCAGGAGGCAAATGACCTCCACTATATCGCCTACAAGGTGGCTGAGAACCACGACGTCCTTCTGCCGGCGATGGTCTGCTTCGACGGGTTCATCCTGACCCATACCTACGAACCGGTGGACATCCCCACCCAGGAAGAGGTCGACGCATTCCTCCCGGCCTATCAGCCAGTGAACATCCTGGACGCCAAGAACCCGATGTCTCTTGGGATGTATGCGACTCCTGAGTATTACACAGAGTTCAGGTACGAGATCGAGGAGGCGATGAAGCGGGCACGGAAGGTCTTTGCTGAGGTCGGTGCCGAGTTCGGCGAGACCTTCGGGCGCGACTATTCAGGGTTGATCGAGGGCTACCGCCTCGAGGACGCGGATGTTGCGCTTGTGGCGATGGGTTCGATCTGCGGGACTGTCAAGGACGCGGTCGACGAGATGCGCGAGGACGGCAAGAAGGTCGGTCTCCTGAAGATCAGAAGTTTCAGGCCCTTCCCGTCTGAAGAAGTGAAGGCGGCCCTTGCCGGTGTCTCGACAGTGGCGGTTCTGGACAAGAACATCTCGATCGGGCAGAAGGGGGCGGTCGCCCTTGAGGTGAGGGACGCCCTCTACGGCAGCAGCGGGGCCGAGGTGCTCGACTACATCATCGCCCTGGGTGGACGTGACGTGAGAAAACGCGATATCAGAGCGGTCGTTGACCTTGCCGAGAAGGGGATCGGCGATCAGTTCTATGGACTGAGGACGGAGGTGCTCTAA
- a CDS encoding thiamine pyrophosphate-dependent enzyme — protein sequence MDQESELFQCGHRACGGCGPALAAKLILKGTGPNTIVVASTGCMEVFSTPYPETAWGVPWIHSLFENAAAVASGIESSLKKQGRDENVVCICGDGATFDIGMLCISGAFERGHDITYICYDNEAYMNTGIQRSGATPYDANTTTTPVGKCSTGNPRPKKDLPAILNSHGASYVATASMAYPNDLIRKVKRAMEIHGPNYIQVHTPCCTGWGFDGSQTMNIGRLAVETGLWVNYEMVNGELEHVRKVGSRKSVDEYLQVQKRFRHLFRPKKNEEEIAKIQAIADHNAEVFGVDRK from the coding sequence ATGGACCAGGAATCAGAACTCTTCCAGTGCGGTCACCGCGCCTGCGGCGGGTGTGGGCCTGCCCTGGCTGCAAAACTCATCCTGAAGGGCACGGGCCCGAACACGATCGTGGTGGCCTCGACTGGATGCATGGAGGTCTTCTCGACCCCGTACCCGGAGACAGCCTGGGGCGTGCCATGGATCCACTCACTCTTCGAGAATGCTGCGGCGGTGGCCTCGGGGATCGAGTCGTCCCTCAAGAAGCAGGGGCGCGACGAGAATGTCGTCTGTATCTGCGGTGACGGTGCCACCTTTGATATTGGGATGCTCTGCATCTCAGGGGCCTTTGAGCGGGGACACGATATCACCTATATCTGCTACGACAACGAGGCCTACATGAACACCGGGATCCAGCGTTCGGGTGCGACGCCGTACGACGCCAATACCACCACCACCCCGGTGGGGAAGTGCTCGACCGGGAACCCGCGGCCCAAGAAGGATCTGCCTGCCATCCTGAATTCTCATGGGGCAAGTTATGTGGCGACGGCCTCTATGGCCTACCCGAATGACCTGATCAGGAAGGTGAAGCGTGCAATGGAGATCCATGGCCCCAACTACATCCAGGTCCACACGCCTTGCTGCACGGGCTGGGGTTTTGATGGTTCGCAGACGATGAACATCGGTCGTCTTGCCGTCGAGACCGGGCTCTGGGTCAACTACGAGATGGTGAACGGTGAACTGGAGCATGTCAGGAAGGTCGGGAGCCGCAAATCGGTCGACGAGTATCTTCAGGTCCAGAAGCGGTTCCGTCATCTCTTCAGGCCCAAGAAGAACGAAGAAGAGATCGCCAAGATCCAGGCGATCGCCGATCATAACGCCGAAGTGTTTGGCGTCGACCGGAAATAA
- a CDS encoding carbon-nitrogen hydrolase family protein: MKICCAEVETGVTVAESLVHAARCIAAAARAGADLVLFPEQFATGWSPVHPVAAPSLLPALAESAAGHGVWVVGSSMEGEEMPQNTAWAVGPDGEVHARYAKVHLFTPLGEDQTCSAGDRPAVFDAGGVRFGLAICYDLRFPELFLHYAGCGVECILVPAAWPRERRSQWAVLARARALDAGCYLAGANAYGGSCIVAPDGDQIGERRGRIVYGALDPSRVAGMRASIPIMRDRRPALYAQWEDRR, from the coding sequence ATGAAGATCTGCTGTGCCGAGGTCGAGACAGGGGTGACGGTGGCCGAGAGCCTTGTGCATGCCGCCCGGTGCATCGCCGCCGCCGCCCGCGCCGGGGCCGATCTCGTCCTCTTCCCTGAGCAGTTTGCGACGGGGTGGTCGCCGGTGCACCCGGTGGCCGCCCCCTCCCTCCTCCCGGCCCTTGCAGAGAGTGCGGCCGGTCATGGGGTCTGGGTCGTCGGGTCCTCGATGGAAGGAGAGGAGATGCCGCAGAACACCGCCTGGGCCGTCGGGCCTGACGGCGAAGTCCATGCCCGCTATGCCAAGGTCCATCTCTTCACCCCCCTGGGTGAAGATCAGACCTGCTCGGCAGGCGACCGTCCGGCGGTCTTTGATGCCGGCGGCGTCCGCTTCGGGCTTGCGATCTGCTATGACCTCAGGTTCCCTGAACTCTTTCTTCATTATGCCGGGTGCGGGGTCGAGTGCATCCTCGTCCCGGCGGCATGGCCGCGTGAGAGACGCTCCCAATGGGCTGTCCTGGCAAGGGCACGGGCCCTTGATGCAGGATGTTATCTGGCGGGCGCGAACGCGTACGGTGGGTCGTGCATCGTCGCCCCTGATGGCGATCAGATCGGAGAGCGGCGCGGGAGAATAGTCTATGGTGCGCTCGACCCGTCGAGGGTCGCCGGGATGCGCGCCTCGATCCCGATCATGAGAGACCGGAGGCCTGCTCTCTATGCACAGTGGGAGGACAGACGGTGA
- a CDS encoding metal-dependent hydrolase: protein MKGDEHLSISLATAATVLAPLLLTIPPGWTVAALFGVFIGALAPDADANDSAIFHTRMPGRRNRRVYFLPIFGYGIKYLVYYPISLPFILLLGERGMPRHRGLLHSVIGLVLMTLVVGFYAWLLGTALLGFPWNETVVAFLLGLFGGAVFHLLEDSCTKSGVAWLFPFSGHRTRGGITTGNGDRRPMLYAGVMSAGAVGIFAASVMGLVPAEFVPWSGAATAGVLWVVFLIVSRFGR, encoded by the coding sequence GTGAAAGGTGACGAACACCTCAGCATCAGCCTTGCAACGGCCGCAACGGTCCTGGCCCCGCTCCTGCTCACTATCCCGCCAGGGTGGACGGTCGCCGCCCTCTTCGGGGTCTTCATCGGTGCGCTTGCTCCCGATGCCGACGCTAACGACTCGGCGATCTTTCACACCCGTATGCCTGGCAGGCGCAACAGACGGGTCTACTTCCTCCCGATCTTCGGCTACGGGATCAAGTACCTTGTTTACTACCCGATCTCGCTCCCCTTCATCCTTCTCCTCGGCGAGCGCGGGATGCCCAGGCACCGTGGGCTCCTCCACTCTGTGATCGGGCTCGTCCTGATGACCCTGGTCGTCGGGTTCTATGCCTGGCTCCTCGGGACGGCACTGCTTGGCTTCCCCTGGAACGAGACCGTCGTGGCCTTCCTCCTCGGCCTCTTTGGTGGAGCGGTCTTCCACCTCCTCGAGGACTCGTGCACGAAGAGCGGGGTTGCCTGGCTCTTCCCCTTCTCAGGGCACCGGACACGGGGGGGGATCACCACCGGCAACGGCGACCGCCGCCCGATGCTCTATGCCGGGGTGATGAGCGCGGGGGCGGTCGGTATCTTCGCGGCCTCTGTCATGGGCCTGGTGCCGGCAGAGTTCGTCCCCTGGAGTGGGGCGGCGACCGCCGGCGTGCTCTGGGTGGTCTTCCTGATCGTCAGTCGGTTTGGGAGATAG